Proteins encoded in a region of the Streptomyces sp. NBC_00258 genome:
- a CDS encoding FadR/GntR family transcriptional regulator has product MARDLQERIKKLIIDRRLPSGAVLPTEPELMELLGASRNSVREALKALQAMGIVEIRHGFGTYVGPMSMAPMIEGLAFRTVAGHYRGDDSLLQLLQLREAVETGLIVRLAGRVPADDLAELDALVDRMDAEAAAGTGLADTDRAFHATLYRGLGNLLLSELLEAFWDAFHRVRTDLVELPQDPKVTCRQHREILDAVRSGDATRAEDAIREHFGNIRTRLTVTTPNETIRHPNERV; this is encoded by the coding sequence ATGGCGCGCGACCTCCAGGAGCGGATCAAGAAGCTCATCATTGACCGCCGGCTGCCCTCGGGCGCCGTACTCCCGACCGAGCCCGAGCTCATGGAGCTGCTCGGCGCGAGCCGCAATTCCGTGCGCGAGGCGCTGAAGGCGCTCCAGGCGATGGGCATCGTCGAGATCCGGCACGGCTTCGGCACCTACGTCGGGCCGATGTCCATGGCCCCGATGATCGAGGGCCTCGCCTTCCGCACGGTCGCCGGGCACTACCGGGGCGACGACAGCCTCCTCCAGCTCCTCCAGCTGCGCGAGGCCGTGGAGACCGGGCTGATCGTCCGGCTCGCGGGCCGGGTCCCGGCGGACGATCTCGCCGAACTGGATGCCCTGGTGGACCGCATGGACGCGGAGGCGGCGGCCGGCACCGGTCTCGCGGACACGGACCGCGCCTTTCACGCCACTCTCTACCGGGGCCTGGGCAACCTGCTGCTGAGCGAACTCCTGGAGGCCTTCTGGGACGCCTTCCACCGCGTACGCACGGATCTCGTGGAGCTGCCGCAGGATCCGAAGGTCACCTGTCGGCAGCACCGGGAGATCCTCGACGCGGTGCGCTCCGGCGACGCCACCCGGGCGGAGGACGCGATAAGAGAACACTTCGGCAACATCCGTACCCGCTTGACCGTAACCACACCGAACGAGACCATCAGACACCCCAATGAACGCGTATGA
- a CDS encoding glycosyltransferase family 2 protein yields MTSTPTGARQNSDPSETTQLRVPSQTRTGSFRRIKKTLPRYDYEHYSRLAGPLTQPDPTQPYQVQYRSLLSQEPHRLRAALMLGAAPLLSLVLLAWLLQPTHWTERDYPAYDFLPTLDMVMLVSIGLIELFRCMNVLSNAHATLVARDPIPVVPETGTRVAFLTSFVPGKEPLEMVTKTLEAAVKIRHRGLMHVWLLDEGNDPEVRDVCERLGVHHFSRKGVAKWNMPKGPHRAKTKHGNYNAWLDAHGDNYDYFASVDTDHVPLPNYLERMLGFFRDPNVGFVIGPQVYGNYDNPITKAAESQQFLFHALIQRAGNAYGSPMFVGTSNAVRIKALKQIGGLYDSITEDMATGFEIHRHKNPATGKKWRSVYTPDVLAVGEGPNAWTDFFTQQMRWSRGTYETILKQYWKGWYSLPPSKLFNYTMMIIFYPMSALNWLLAALSCALFLGLGASGVNIDPAIWLMLYGNASALQIGLYVWNRRHNVSPHEPEGSGGVAGMIMSALSAPLYAKALIDSVLRRKSKFVVTPKGDSASPDTWFGTFRYHWYFILIFAGSIAAGFVYGHAHPAMIIWASFALLITASPMFAWRWMMRQDKKGRKHRQGGPQDPPAPPQDSRIPHQPQSSQQPPVAPHTPQQKPSWAAGGGNDQTVQIALGGRQHQSGG; encoded by the coding sequence ATGACGTCGACGCCGACGGGCGCCCGGCAGAACTCCGATCCGTCCGAGACCACCCAACTGAGGGTGCCGTCACAGACTCGGACCGGCAGCTTCCGGAGAATCAAGAAAACACTGCCGAGATACGACTACGAGCACTACAGCAGGCTTGCGGGGCCTCTCACACAGCCCGATCCGACCCAGCCGTACCAGGTGCAGTACCGCTCGCTGCTCTCGCAGGAGCCGCACCGGCTGCGCGCCGCCCTGATGCTGGGTGCCGCGCCGCTGCTGTCGCTCGTGCTGCTGGCCTGGCTGCTCCAGCCCACGCACTGGACCGAGCGGGACTATCCCGCGTACGACTTCCTGCCCACGCTCGACATGGTCATGCTGGTCTCGATCGGTCTGATCGAGCTGTTCCGCTGCATGAACGTGCTGTCGAACGCGCACGCCACGCTGGTCGCCCGCGACCCGATCCCGGTGGTGCCCGAGACCGGTACGAGAGTGGCCTTCCTCACCTCCTTCGTGCCCGGCAAGGAGCCGCTGGAGATGGTGACGAAGACCCTCGAAGCCGCGGTCAAGATCCGCCACCGCGGCCTCATGCACGTCTGGCTGCTCGACGAGGGCAACGACCCCGAGGTCCGGGACGTCTGCGAGCGCCTCGGCGTGCACCACTTCTCCCGCAAGGGCGTCGCGAAGTGGAACATGCCCAAGGGCCCGCACCGCGCCAAGACCAAGCACGGCAACTACAACGCCTGGCTGGACGCGCACGGCGACAACTACGACTACTTCGCCTCCGTCGACACCGACCACGTGCCGCTGCCGAACTACCTGGAGCGGATGCTCGGCTTCTTCCGCGACCCGAACGTCGGCTTCGTGATCGGCCCGCAGGTCTACGGCAACTACGACAACCCGATCACCAAGGCCGCCGAGTCGCAGCAGTTCCTGTTCCACGCGCTGATCCAGCGGGCCGGCAACGCCTACGGCTCCCCGATGTTCGTCGGCACGTCCAACGCCGTACGCATCAAGGCGCTGAAGCAGATCGGCGGTCTGTACGACTCGATCACCGAGGACATGGCGACCGGCTTCGAGATCCACCGCCACAAGAACCCGGCGACGGGCAAGAAGTGGCGCTCGGTCTACACGCCGGACGTGCTGGCCGTCGGTGAGGGCCCGAACGCCTGGACGGACTTCTTCACCCAGCAGATGCGCTGGTCGCGAGGGACGTACGAGACGATCCTCAAGCAGTACTGGAAGGGCTGGTACTCGCTTCCGCCGAGCAAGCTCTTCAACTACACGATGATGATCATCTTCTACCCGATGTCGGCCCTCAACTGGCTTCTGGCGGCGCTGAGCTGTGCGCTGTTCCTGGGCCTGGGCGCCTCGGGTGTGAACATCGACCCGGCGATCTGGCTGATGCTCTACGGCAACGCCTCGGCGCTGCAGATCGGTCTCTACGTCTGGAACCGCCGCCACAACGTCTCGCCGCACGAGCCGGAGGGCTCCGGCGGTGTGGCCGGCATGATCATGTCCGCGCTGTCGGCGCCGCTCTACGCGAAGGCACTGATCGACTCCGTGCTGCGTCGCAAGAGCAAGTTCGTGGTCACCCCGAAGGGCGATTCCGCGAGCCCCGACACCTGGTTCGGGACCTTCCGGTACCACTGGTACTTCATCCTGATCTTCGCCGGCTCGATCGCCGCCGGCTTCGTCTACGGTCACGCCCACCCGGCGATGATCATCTGGGCGTCGTTCGCGCTGCTGATCACCGCCTCGCCGATGTTCGCCTGGCGCTGGATGATGCGGCAGGACAAGAAGGGGCGGAAGCACCGGCAGGGCGGTCCCCAGGACCCGCCCGCGCCCCCGCAGGACAGCCGCATTCCCCACCAGCCACAGAGTTCACAGCAGCCTCCGGTCGCACCGCACACGCCCCAGCAGAAGCCGAGCTGGGCGGCAGGCGGGGGCAACGACCAGACCGTGCAGATCGCCCTTGGGGGACGGCAGCACCAATCCGGGGGCTGA
- a CDS encoding peptidoglycan-binding protein, which yields MAAPVFEEFDPESDCDCPGCKHWRLVLPHSAATGFGGHPAAHRALVLAAAAGTALGAGHVVPAVAAAAHAPRLPGAPAADEPDTPQGGKAPLHGPGGVPAKIRTPPTTRSEIINRAKEWVAAEVPYSMSAYWSDGYRQDCSGFVSMAWNLGGNEWTGSLDKFGVRIPREQLEPGDILLFHNPADPEKGSHVVIFGGWTDYTQDYYIAYEEARPRARKQATPYAYWKYSDRYLAYRYKGLKGGTEGEGPDSPADPKTPNTPVTSPGTKPAAPPYPGPAAFGPGASNASVTRLGRMLVERGASAYYSAGPGPRWSEADRRATEAFQRAQGWTGADADGFPGPTTWAYLVSDKGRDIVAPSGGSSGKPGRPPAGGVASHGVPGYPGRALFRPGASNEYVTRLGKQLVRKGFGKHYTQGPGPRWGEGDRRNVEAFQRAQGWRGGAADGYPGPETWRRLFS from the coding sequence ATGGCGGCTCCGGTATTCGAGGAATTCGATCCCGAGAGCGACTGTGATTGCCCCGGATGTAAGCACTGGCGGCTTGTGCTGCCCCATTCCGCGGCCACCGGATTCGGCGGCCACCCGGCGGCCCACCGGGCGCTCGTCCTGGCCGCCGCGGCGGGCACGGCGCTCGGCGCGGGCCACGTCGTACCGGCCGTCGCGGCAGCCGCGCACGCCCCGCGGCTGCCCGGCGCCCCCGCGGCCGACGAACCCGACACACCGCAGGGCGGCAAGGCCCCGCTCCACGGCCCCGGAGGCGTTCCGGCCAAGATCAGGACACCCCCGACGACCCGGTCCGAGATCATCAACCGGGCCAAGGAGTGGGTCGCCGCCGAGGTGCCCTACAGCATGAGCGCGTACTGGTCCGACGGGTACCGCCAGGACTGCTCGGGCTTCGTCTCGATGGCCTGGAACCTCGGCGGGAACGAATGGACGGGCAGCCTCGACAAGTTCGGCGTCCGGATTCCCCGGGAGCAGCTGGAGCCCGGTGACATTCTCCTGTTCCACAATCCGGCGGACCCCGAGAAGGGGTCGCACGTCGTGATTTTCGGGGGCTGGACGGATTACACGCAGGACTATTACATCGCGTACGAGGAGGCCCGCCCGCGCGCCCGCAAGCAGGCCACCCCGTACGCCTACTGGAAGTATTCGGACCGCTATCTGGCGTACCGCTACAAGGGGCTGAAAGGGGGAACGGAGGGTGAGGGGCCGGATTCGCCCGCCGACCCGAAGACTCCGAACACCCCCGTCACCTCTCCGGGGACGAAACCGGCGGCACCGCCCTACCCCGGTCCGGCGGCCTTCGGGCCCGGGGCGAGCAACGCCAGCGTCACCCGGCTGGGGCGGATGCTCGTCGAGCGGGGCGCGAGCGCGTACTACTCGGCGGGGCCCGGGCCGCGCTGGTCGGAGGCGGACCGCAGGGCCACCGAGGCGTTCCAGCGGGCGCAGGGCTGGACAGGTGCGGACGCGGACGGGTTCCCGGGGCCGACGACCTGGGCGTACCTGGTGAGCGACAAGGGACGGGACATCGTCGCCCCGAGCGGCGGCAGTTCCGGCAAACCCGGACGTCCCCCGGCCGGAGGTGTCGCCTCGCACGGCGTCCCCGGCTACCCCGGGCGGGCGTTGTTCCGGCCGGGCGCCAGCAACGAGTACGTCACCCGGCTCGGGAAGCAGCTGGTGAGGAAGGGGTTCGGCAAGCACTACACGCAGGGGCCGGGACCGCGCTGGGGCGAGGGCGACCGGCGCAACGTCGAGGCGTTCCAGCGTGCGCAGGGGTGGCGCGGCGGTGCGGCCGACGGCTACCCGGGGCCGGAGACCTGGCGGCGGCTCTTCTCCTGA
- a CDS encoding kelch motif-containing protein: protein MKDGSSRRRARRIAIGAAVVLALAGMNGPALYRFGSDQYHEYKINRPEYKADNGKWDIVEFPEEYRLNTIHAALLHTGKILLIAGSGNNQDNFDAKKFDTRVWDPVKKTIKKVPTPADLFCTGHTQLPNGNLLIAGGTKRYEKLKGDITKAGGLMVVHNENPDKPITLPAGTRFTGKEGGKTFVSKDPVVVERAKKVFDPDTGKFLRNEPGLGRIYVEAQKSGKKYETGTQDNYRVQGLSGAEARNTYGIAEKLALDKKDFQGIKDAYEFDPVAEKYIKVDPMNEARWYPTLTTLSDGKILSLSGLDEIGQLVPGKNEVYDPKTKKWTYTKGVRQFPTYPAISLMQNGKLFYSGANAGYGPDDVGRDPGIWDLKTNKFNKLKGMSDPKLLETAGTVLLPPAQDEKYMVIGGGGVGESERSSKKTRIIDLLADDPKFVDGPELEKGTRYPQYSILPNDDVLVSGGSEDYRGRGASNILQARMYDSKSNDFKRVADPLVGRNYHSGSILLPDGRVMFFGSDSLYADKGNTKPGKFEQRVEIYTPPYLYQGSRPSLSGGPKTIERGGTGTFTSQHASSIKSARLIRPSASTHVTDVDQRSIALDFTKTKNGIEVTIPKSRNLVESGWYMLFVTDDQGTPSKAQWVKIP, encoded by the coding sequence GTGAAAGACGGTTCCAGCCGCCGCCGCGCCCGCCGCATCGCGATAGGTGCGGCGGTGGTGCTTGCGCTGGCCGGGATGAACGGTCCCGCGCTCTACCGCTTCGGGTCGGACCAGTACCACGAGTACAAGATCAACAGACCTGAGTACAAGGCCGACAACGGCAAGTGGGACATCGTCGAGTTCCCGGAGGAGTACCGGCTCAACACCATCCACGCCGCGCTCCTGCACACCGGCAAGATCCTGCTGATCGCGGGCTCCGGCAACAACCAGGACAACTTCGACGCGAAGAAGTTCGACACACGTGTCTGGGACCCGGTCAAGAAGACGATCAAGAAGGTTCCGACGCCGGCCGACCTGTTCTGCACGGGCCATACGCAACTGCCCAACGGCAACCTGCTGATCGCGGGCGGCACCAAGCGGTACGAGAAGCTCAAGGGCGACATCACCAAGGCCGGCGGCCTGATGGTCGTCCACAACGAGAACCCGGACAAGCCGATCACCCTGCCCGCGGGCACCCGCTTCACGGGCAAGGAGGGCGGCAAGACGTTCGTGTCGAAGGACCCGGTCGTCGTCGAGCGGGCCAAGAAGGTCTTCGACCCGGACACCGGCAAGTTCCTGCGCAACGAGCCCGGCCTGGGCCGGATCTACGTCGAGGCGCAGAAGAGCGGCAAGAAGTACGAGACGGGTACGCAGGACAACTACCGCGTGCAGGGCCTGTCGGGCGCCGAAGCGCGCAACACGTACGGCATCGCCGAGAAGCTCGCCCTGGACAAGAAGGACTTCCAGGGCATCAAGGACGCCTACGAGTTCGACCCGGTCGCCGAGAAGTACATCAAGGTCGACCCGATGAACGAGGCGCGCTGGTACCCGACGCTCACCACCCTGTCCGACGGCAAGATCCTCAGCCTCTCCGGACTGGACGAGATCGGCCAGCTCGTGCCGGGCAAGAACGAGGTGTACGACCCCAAGACCAAGAAGTGGACGTACACCAAGGGCGTCAGGCAGTTCCCGACCTACCCGGCGATCTCCCTGATGCAGAACGGCAAGCTGTTCTACTCGGGCGCGAACGCCGGTTACGGCCCCGACGACGTCGGCCGTGACCCGGGCATCTGGGACCTGAAGACGAACAAGTTCAACAAACTCAAGGGCATGTCCGACCCGAAGCTCCTGGAGACCGCGGGCACGGTGCTGCTGCCGCCCGCGCAGGACGAGAAGTACATGGTGATCGGCGGTGGCGGGGTCGGCGAGTCCGAGCGGTCCAGCAAGAAGACCCGCATCATCGACCTGCTGGCCGACGACCCGAAGTTCGTCGACGGTCCCGAGCTGGAGAAGGGTACGCGCTACCCGCAGTACTCGATCCTGCCCAACGACGACGTGCTGGTGTCCGGCGGCTCGGAGGACTACCGCGGCCGCGGTGCCTCCAACATCCTCCAGGCGCGGATGTACGACTCGAAGTCCAACGACTTCAAGCGGGTCGCCGACCCGCTGGTGGGCCGGAACTACCACTCGGGCTCGATCCTGCTGCCCGACGGCCGCGTGATGTTCTTCGGCTCGGACTCGCTCTACGCCGACAAGGGCAACACCAAGCCGGGCAAGTTCGAGCAGCGCGTGGAGATCTATACGCCGCCGTACCTGTACCAGGGTTCGCGGCCCTCCCTCTCGGGCGGTCCCAAGACCATCGAGCGCGGCGGCACCGGGACGTTCACCTCGCAGCACGCCTCGTCGATCAAGTCGGCCCGGCTGATCCGGCCGAGCGCGTCGACCCACGTCACCGACGTCGACCAGCGGTCCATCGCGCTGGACTTCACGAAGACGAAGAACGGCATCGAGGTCACCATCCCCAAGAGCCGCAACCTCGTCGAGTCCGGCTGGTACATGCTGTTCGTCACGGACGACCAGGGCACCCCGAGCAAGGCCCAGTGGGTCAAGATTCCCTGA
- a CDS encoding glycoside hydrolase family 6 protein produces MYGSRGAVSLFATGGVAKASVAVAGAVLLLAGCSSSDGDGDGEKDESGAKVSQQPKDKDPFWVNPDGNAAEQVATYVKDGKKDDAELIRKIAEQPTGEWLTPENAEQEARGFTEAAAKADRDALLVVYNIPHRDCGQFSGGGAADGNAYRGFIDQVAKGIGDRATTVILEPDAVLHMVDGCTPDEFHEERYDLLRGAVEKFKSLKNTKVYLDAGNAGWGKTDDIAEPLKLAGVEQADGFSVNVSNFYKTADSTKYGKELSSKVGNKPFVIDTSRNGNGPYTEGDPAENWCNPPGRALGESPTTKTDDDLVDAYVWVKRPGESDGTCKGGPKAGQWWPEYALKLAKATK; encoded by the coding sequence ATGTACGGGAGCAGGGGGGCTGTGTCTCTTTTCGCCACTGGAGGGGTGGCAAAGGCGTCCGTGGCGGTGGCCGGAGCTGTGCTGCTGCTAGCGGGGTGTTCATCCTCGGACGGCGACGGCGACGGCGAGAAGGACGAGTCGGGCGCCAAGGTGAGCCAGCAGCCCAAGGACAAGGACCCGTTCTGGGTCAATCCCGATGGGAACGCGGCCGAGCAGGTGGCCACATATGTGAAGGACGGCAAGAAGGACGACGCCGAACTGATCCGCAAGATCGCAGAGCAGCCCACCGGTGAGTGGCTCACTCCGGAGAACGCCGAGCAGGAGGCGCGCGGCTTCACCGAGGCCGCCGCGAAGGCCGACCGGGACGCGCTGCTCGTCGTCTACAACATCCCGCACCGCGACTGCGGCCAGTTCTCCGGCGGCGGCGCCGCGGACGGCAACGCGTACCGGGGCTTCATCGACCAGGTCGCCAAGGGCATCGGCGACCGTGCGACCACGGTGATCCTGGAGCCGGACGCCGTGCTGCACATGGTGGACGGCTGCACCCCGGACGAGTTCCACGAGGAGCGCTACGACCTTCTGCGGGGCGCGGTCGAGAAGTTCAAGTCCCTGAAGAACACGAAGGTCTACCTGGACGCGGGCAACGCGGGCTGGGGCAAGACCGACGACATCGCCGAGCCGCTGAAACTGGCGGGCGTCGAGCAGGCCGACGGCTTCTCGGTCAACGTGTCCAACTTCTACAAGACGGCCGACAGCACGAAGTACGGCAAGGAGCTGTCCTCGAAGGTCGGCAACAAGCCGTTCGTGATCGACACCAGCCGCAACGGCAACGGCCCGTACACGGAAGGTGATCCGGCGGAGAACTGGTGCAACCCGCCCGGCCGCGCGCTCGGCGAGTCGCCCACGACCAAGACCGACGACGACCTCGTCGACGCGTACGTGTGGGTCAAGCGGCCCGGCGAGTCCGACGGCACGTGCAAGGGCGGCCCGAAGGCCGGCCAGTGGTGGCCCGAGTACGCGCTCAAGCTCGCGAAGGCGACCAAGTAG